TAATTCCTTTAGAATCATAGCCATTACGGGACACGACATTTCTTTCACCAATTGTGGCAAGGATTCTTGCTGCACCTAGTTTGATCTTAAAGTTAGGACAATTTAATAATGAGTTCATGACATCCAAAGAGTTGTAAATGGAGCGATTCATAGTATTATTGAGTAACCGAATCGAAAATGACAAGTATTCCCAtacatcattttcatccTTTTTAGACATCAATTCCAATTTGCAAGGGAGCTTCTTCCAATCTGTGGAAGTATAATTATAATTTTCTACTATTTTCGTCaatatttcatcaattctaTTCAATACCGGAATCCAGACGTACAAGTCGTCTCTTGAACGGTCCCATTCTTTGatgttcttcaatttttcaatgaaatcCGATTCGGAACATTCTGTTAGATCATCGATCAAAGGTTTGTAAGACTTTGCATTTTCCTCCTTTCGTAACTTTTCAGCTCTTGTTAGAGTAACCATTTTATAATCCGTTTGATTGGTATTTTTAACTCGATAGTAAAAGACGATTAGCGCTGTTTTGATACTAGTAGTAATATAAGTTTATTTTAGTTTCAAGGATCAAAGCTTCGAAGTAACTACCTTTGTGATGACAATAAACAGTACAAGTGTTACCTGTCTGAATGGTCCAGAAAAGTTCCTTGTGATCGTATGAACTAAGTTGCTGTTGCTCAGTGGCtacaacttcttttgtatgATCCTCATCGATGATGTATCTgaataataaatataaacCTGAACTAATTGCCATTATTTTTCACACGTCGTATATAGtgatatttctttttacaTAGCTTTTTAGAGTTAAGCTAAAGATAGTGAGAATGTTATTATAATGGTATTCTTTGTGCAGTAAATGACGCTAGTTTCTAATATAAAAGGCCGTATATGTTCATCACCAAACTGTCATGTTTGCTTTGATCTATAGTAAAATTTTGCAAATGAATTGGTAGCAGTTTattcatatttttaatttttgttCATGATCCCTTTCCTCCTCTCTTCATTATAATTACTATTAGTACTATGAAATGTTTTTCCTGATGTTCGGCTGCTGGAGCATACGTGGTCTGCCTAATTGTGTACGTTGTGCTGCCGGTCTCGCATTTGATGCTGTATTTGGTGCTAGCTGAGCAGGATATCTTGTTGGTGTAGTCTTGTTAGTTTCTGTTGACGATTGAGAAGTGGCAGCCTGCGCTTCATTTGTTGTATTCGTAGATAGTTCTTTTCCCTTTGGGGCAAAGCTAGAGTATATTTTCGATTTATTCGTATCgattcctttttctttcaggACAGTTGCCCGTACGGGTATGGATACTGATTGATCTACCGTGTGTCTTATTGACTGAGCCTGAAATTTTGGATCGAATATGGCATCCGATGAGATTGGACTTTTGTTCTGCAAAGATTCCGCTGCTTTTGCTGTAACGAATGTCAGCGGTGATGTAGTTCTTGGTTCTTCGGTAGAACCGGAGTTTGATTTTGCATTCATATTAATGaggtcttcttcttgtatttCATCACTAAACATGAAAGAGTCATCAAGCAAGTCGTCCGGATCTTGTGCAGCTTCTTCATTTGAAACAGGGTTTACTGCTGCAGTTGTGGTCACAGGGGCAACCGCCGTTGTCGAGTTTGTTGCAAATGGCGCCTCTATAGTTCCAGATGCTGTTGGGCGGTTCTGATTTATTGATGCAGTTGATGATACTACTGGTGCTCCTGGTTTTTGAATAGATACATGAGACTGATTTTTTGGGTCATGGTTTAAAATACGCTTCTTCAGCGACGGTCCCTCTGTATGGGAATCTGATATAGTGTTTGATCGTGTTATTTCACTAAGTTCGTCAGCAGGTCTGAAGAGATTCCCTTCATCGAAATCTGGTGGATCAAACTTCACTTTATCGATCTTAGCTAGGAAATCTTTATCATAAAGACAGTTACCAAGAGCATTTCCGAATCCCCTAAGGGATCTCTTTAATGCATCGGTGACTGCTGACTTTTTAGCACGTTCAAACGCACTCGCCTTCCGACGTTCATTCTCCACTGTCCCATATCCAATATCCTCTCTGAACGTGCCATCTGCCAGCGAAACGCGCACTATGGCAGTACATCCAATGCAAAACTTTCCCTGTCTTTCATCAAGAAAATCCACAGTCACATTCTTAACCTCCGTAGACCATCCATTATATCCAAATATCTGGTTTGCTAGATTGATAGCCTTCCATCCTTCAATGTAAGCTACTCTACTTGACCCAAATCCAATCCTTTTAGAAATATATTCTGGCCCAAGTTTCTTATCTAATTTACTCTGGATATCATCCTGAGCACTCTTCGCGCCACTGTTTCCCTGCCCATCATCCAtgctgaaaaaaaataatgaagcTAGCGTAAGCTACAGTTTATAATCCAGTTGTCAACTAACTTCACACTCAAAAGCAGACAGTCAACCATGCACTAtcgttttctttttcttccagcCTTTGCTTTTAAATATTCTAAAAGTTGACAGATCAAGTTACTCTTTCGTGCTTTTCTAAACGTTTATAAAAATTGTAAACATACAAACacgtaaaaaaaaaaaaggtatttTCGGTGAATGAGAGAAAAAGGACTGGCTATATACACAGCGAGGAGATCACTCAAAACAGTGAAGCCATAATCATAGTTGCTGTACTACTATTTGTAGACTCTTGGTACTCTTTTTGAAATAGGAATACTTCTCTGGATTTTTTGTACTCTTACTCCATGTCCAGCTATAAAATTGCATTTGTATATTATGTGATAATTTAGTTTTAAGGTTTATCATTAAAGATTTTTGACCACAATACAGTATTTATGTTCTAAAAGAGAATGTAAAATTATTTAactgtaaaaaaaaaaaatcacgGTGATTAAAAAGGCACCCTCACAGGCCAGATGTCACCACCTTCAAAGTTGTAACAATTGTCTGTGAAATGAAAGGGAAATGCGTGTGTTGAAGGACACCATTGTTCTTGCTGTCACACATACAAGCGTTTTCCGTCACAATGGGGCTTCACTAACAAAAATCGgatgttacccggatattCTACTGTATTTTCTTAGACGAAATTTTTATAGTTTTTTGAATTCCTCTTCACTATACACGTATACAGTAAATCTAAGCTTTTATACACATCAACTTATATCCATATGAAAACCTTTATGCAAGACAACAGTCATTGAATCGATTCTTAGTTAGCCTAAGAACAGTCTATTGATTCGACACTATTTGtgatcttcaaaaaaaaaacggaaGATTAGGCACGTTGACACCAGATTAGCACGCTATTTACCTtcgtttgtgtttttgagATCTGCAATGTCTGCGTACGAAAATAAGGGTCGTTCGGCTTCTTTCACACCACAACGACCAGCGCCACGTTACACATACCATCATATATTTAGCGATGTTTGCAAGACCCGCTTCAACCAATATTCTCGTGggtttttgttcaaaatttcTATTCTTTTGATAACGTTAATGGTATTTATATCGAAGTCTAGTTCACCATGGACAGAGATATTGCTCGAGTACTTCAAAGTGATCCCCCTAATGGCAGCGATGCTACAGGTAGTAATTACGAGGAAAAACTATCTACATGTGGACTATTTAGGTTACACCAGCTGGATCAGCACCATTTACGGACAATTGCTATCAAAAAAGTGGGCCATATATACTTTCATCTATGGGATAGCGGCGCGCGAAATCGCCTATGTTTTTAAAGGGCTCTTTTTCAGAAAATTTTGTTGCTATTCAGATACCCAAAATCTTTATTACAGTATTTTCTTGTACTACATTGTACCGATTGTTTATTCCGCTCAACACGTATTATTGGACCTTGATAGACTCACTTTCAACTACGGCACTCAGCACCAACATCCACAAAAGTACATGGCATCGAAAGCTTTGGattcatttttgaaatccCTTGTTCTAGCTGGAATAACGTCCATCATAACCCCAATTTTGTTTAAATTTAATTTCGGAACGTTTACTGCCgggtttttctttcatttgAAGACTTCTAGTCTCGCGTTTGTAATCCTTCAAATCTACGACTTTACTAATATTGGATTCGATGCATATTTATCAATTGGATGCTTGCATAAAGGTAATCCAATCTCATCGCTATCATCCACACCAATTGAAACTTTGCTCACAGGCTTAAGATCCGAGAAAAAAATCGTTAAACTAACGTCGTTCCAAG
This genomic interval from Kluyveromyces marxianus DMKU3-1042 DNA, complete genome, chromosome 4 contains the following:
- the RAD52 gene encoding recombinase RAD52, whose product is MDDGQGNSGAKSAQDDIQSKLDKKLGPEYISKRIGFGSSRVAYIEGWKAINLANQIFGYNGWSTEVKNVTVDFLDERQGKFCIGCTAIVRVSLADGTFREDIGYGTVENERRKASAFERAKKSAVTDALKRSLRGFGNALGNCLYDKDFLAKIDKVKFDPPDFDEGNLFRPADELSEITRSNTISDSHTEGPSLKKRILNHDPKNQSHVSIQKPGAPVVSSTASINQNRPTASGTIEAPFATNSTTAVAPVTTTAAVNPVSNEEAAQDPDDLLDDSFMFSDEIQEEDLINMNAKSNSGSTEEPRTTSPLTFVTAKAAESLQNKSPISSDAIFDPKFQAQSIRHTVDQSVSIPVRATVLKEKGIDTNKSKIYSSFAPKGKELSTNTTNEAQAATSQSSTETNKTTPTRYPAQLAPNTASNARPAAQRTQLGRPRMLQQPNIRKNIS